A DNA window from Terriglobia bacterium contains the following coding sequences:
- a CDS encoding polysaccharide deacetylase family protein, whose product MKRCIVLLLSFLGLAATAGAAGQKLIALTFDDGPRPYILYGYTQPGQKPTPGLLDLLDREHVKATFFVMGWRLTPGAYGDPREFRTDKTCLDAARDLFRRGYEIEDHSFSHVQFKLFEKQHGPGSVVADVDRASELITGVTGHRAVFVRPPDWITWDALNRQLEGRGYRVLSISSDVPLSMRDVNSADYLCAGARPVNCPKPSLNAFVLQQIERREKQGVAAHILAFHELSTTVVALQTLIPELKARGYRFVTMQEYVRRIGPPAPVQRAASKSGG is encoded by the coding sequence ATGAAGCGGTGTATCGTTCTGCTTTTGTCTTTCTTGGGTTTGGCAGCGACGGCCGGCGCGGCCGGCCAGAAGCTGATTGCGCTCACCTTCGACGACGGCCCGCGCCCCTACATTCTCTACGGCTACACGCAGCCGGGGCAGAAACCGACGCCGGGGCTGCTCGACCTGCTCGACCGCGAGCATGTCAAAGCCACATTTTTCGTAATGGGATGGCGCCTGACGCCCGGCGCCTACGGCGACCCGCGCGAGTTTCGCACCGATAAGACTTGCCTCGACGCGGCGCGCGATCTCTTCCGCCGCGGGTACGAGATCGAAGACCATTCCTTCAGCCACGTGCAGTTCAAACTGTTCGAGAAGCAGCACGGGCCGGGCAGCGTGGTCGCCGACGTGGACCGAGCGTCGGAGTTGATCACGGGCGTGACCGGCCACCGCGCCGTCTTCGTGCGTCCGCCCGATTGGATTACCTGGGACGCGCTCAATCGTCAACTCGAAGGCCGCGGCTACCGTGTGCTCAGCATCTCGTCGGATGTGCCGCTGTCGATGCGCGACGTTAACTCTGCCGACTATCTCTGCGCCGGGGCGCGTCCGGTAAATTGCCCCAAGCCTTCGCTGAATGCTTTCGTGCTGCAGCAGATCGAGCGGCGCGAGAAGCAAGGCGTGGCGGCGCACATCTTGGCGTTCCACGAACTCTCGACCACGGTGGTTGCGCTACAGACGCTGATTCCGGAGCTGAAGGCGCGCGGCTATCGCTTCGTGACCATGCAGGAGTATGTGCGGCGCATCGGGCCGCCGGCGCCGGTGCAGCGCGCCGCATCGAAGAGTGGCGGCTAA
- a CDS encoding amidohydrolase family protein, whose protein sequence is MKIPLRPFASFAFVLFCFSSALAQQPSSRKATSAAVAIKGGKLLTITHGVIENGVVVMENGRITAVGPAASTNVPANARVIDATGMTVYPGLIDSETRLGLTEISAEPSTNDLSEPSDEIMPHMHVADAFHAESDLIPTTRVNGITNAIVAPGTQDTLPGQDSFIQLAGPSADEMLMVRDIAMPLNFTGRQRRRMDWQTGHGTYPTTRMGMAAQLRQAFLDALDYQQKLADYEKRKGEKGVQPVKRDLKLEALLPYLQGKKPIVLAASEPSDLQTAVALANEFHLKLILNHVTHSQSLLDYIAQLKAPVIVGPIYDFPKENERYDAVYRLPGELFKRGVKIAFASYDSHQVRNLPYAAGYAVAYGLPYDEAMKALTINAAEIWGLADQLGSLDPGKMANVVVANGDPLDVKTDVKHVFINGQEIPLWDRQMELRDQYSK, encoded by the coding sequence ATGAAAATTCCTTTGCGCCCCTTTGCGTCCTTTGCGTTTGTGCTGTTTTGTTTCTCGTCCGCGCTCGCCCAGCAACCTTCGAGTAGGAAGGCAACGAGCGCCGCCGTCGCGATCAAGGGCGGCAAGCTGCTGACCATCACGCACGGCGTCATCGAGAACGGCGTGGTGGTCATGGAGAACGGTAGGATCACCGCCGTTGGCCCGGCCGCCTCTACCAACGTTCCGGCGAATGCGCGCGTCATTGACGCCACGGGCATGACCGTCTATCCCGGCCTGATTGATTCCGAGACGCGGCTCGGCCTGACGGAAATCTCCGCCGAACCGAGCACCAATGACCTGTCGGAACCGAGCGACGAGATCATGCCACACATGCACGTCGCCGACGCTTTCCACGCGGAGAGCGACCTCATCCCCACCACCCGCGTCAACGGGATCACCAACGCCATCGTCGCGCCCGGCACGCAGGACACGCTGCCCGGGCAGGATTCTTTCATCCAGCTCGCGGGACCGTCGGCCGACGAAATGCTGATGGTGCGCGATATCGCCATGCCACTGAATTTCACTGGCAGACAACGCCGCCGCATGGACTGGCAGACCGGCCACGGCACCTATCCCACCACGCGCATGGGCATGGCCGCACAGCTTCGGCAGGCTTTTCTTGACGCGCTCGATTACCAGCAAAAGCTCGCCGACTACGAGAAGCGCAAGGGCGAGAAGGGCGTCCAGCCGGTGAAGCGCGATCTCAAGCTGGAGGCGCTGCTGCCGTATCTGCAAGGCAAGAAGCCGATCGTGCTCGCCGCCAGCGAGCCCAGCGACCTGCAGACCGCGGTCGCGCTCGCCAACGAGTTTCACCTGAAACTCATTCTCAACCACGTCACCCACTCGCAATCGCTGCTGGACTACATTGCGCAGCTCAAGGCGCCGGTGATCGTCGGCCCGATTTACGACTTCCCCAAGGAGAACGAGCGTTACGATGCCGTGTACCGGCTGCCGGGCGAGCTGTTCAAACGCGGTGTGAAGATCGCATTCGCATCCTACGATTCGCACCAGGTGCGCAACCTGCCGTACGCGGCGGGCTACGCGGTTGCCTACGGTCTGCCCTACGACGAGGCGATGAAGGCGCTGACCATCAACGCCGCCGAAATCTGGGGTTTGGCGGATCAACTCGGGTCGCTCGACCCCGGCAAGATGGCCAACGTGGTGGTGGCCAATGGCGATCCGCTGGACGTCAAAACCGACGTCAAGCACGTCTTCATCAACGGCCAGGAAATTCCGCTGTGGGATCGGCAGATGGAGCTGCGCGATCAGTATTCAAAGTAG
- a CDS encoding amidohydrolase, translating to MLRLPTFLLLAALLTAVAASAQTPPRDLVIQNATLLTATHGRIPRGSVLVHDGKIAAFGANLSVPAGATVIDAGGKYVTPGLIDAHSHMALDDDVNEATSPIVPQMMMVDAFEYTSKEIYRALAAGVTSAMLLHGSADMIGGQAVIMKTKYGLGRDQLLFPNAPRSIKFASGENPKRVFGMRHQLPSTRMGNFAVQRQALIDAQDYMRQWDEYEAKKQKGDKDAKPPKRDLKLDALVDVLKGRLYVQIHCYRADEFLTEMAMAKEFGYKLRAFHHALEAYKVADKIAANNVGVATWADWWGFKQEAWDATPWNAVILMRKGVRVAIKSDSDDQIRRLNQEAAKTMRYGGATEEEALQMITLNAAWIIGVDDRVGSIDVGKDADLVIWDGYPLSSYGIPEKVYIDGELFFDRTLPGYGLTHFAGAPESLPAPPKSGDHPESSEVR from the coding sequence ATGTTGCGCCTTCCGACTTTTCTCCTGCTGGCCGCACTGCTGACCGCTGTCGCTGCGTCCGCGCAGACGCCGCCGCGCGATCTCGTGATCCAGAATGCCACCCTGCTGACCGCTACTCACGGCCGCATTCCCAGGGGCAGCGTGCTCGTGCACGACGGCAAGATCGCCGCCTTCGGCGCCAACCTCAGCGTCCCTGCGGGCGCCACGGTGATCGACGCCGGCGGCAAATACGTCACGCCTGGACTGATTGACGCGCACTCGCACATGGCGCTGGACGACGACGTCAACGAAGCCACCAGCCCCATCGTCCCGCAGATGATGATGGTGGACGCTTTCGAGTACACCAGCAAGGAAATCTACCGCGCGCTGGCGGCGGGCGTGACCTCGGCCATGTTGCTGCACGGATCGGCCGACATGATTGGCGGCCAGGCCGTGATCATGAAGACCAAGTACGGGCTTGGGCGCGACCAGTTGCTCTTCCCCAACGCGCCGCGCTCCATCAAGTTCGCCAGCGGAGAAAATCCCAAGCGCGTCTTCGGCATGCGCCATCAACTTCCCTCGACCCGCATGGGAAACTTCGCCGTGCAGCGCCAGGCCCTGATTGACGCGCAGGACTACATGCGCCAGTGGGACGAGTACGAGGCGAAGAAGCAGAAGGGCGACAAGGATGCAAAGCCGCCCAAGCGCGATCTGAAGCTCGACGCACTGGTGGACGTGCTCAAAGGCAGGCTCTACGTGCAGATCCACTGTTATCGGGCCGACGAATTCCTCACCGAAATGGCGATGGCGAAAGAATTCGGGTACAAGCTGCGCGCGTTCCATCACGCGCTGGAGGCCTACAAGGTCGCAGACAAGATCGCGGCCAACAACGTCGGCGTCGCCACCTGGGCCGACTGGTGGGGCTTCAAGCAGGAGGCCTGGGACGCCACGCCGTGGAACGCCGTAATCCTCATGCGCAAGGGCGTGCGCGTTGCCATCAAGAGCGATTCCGACGACCAGATCCGCCGCCTCAACCAGGAGGCCGCCAAAACCATGCGCTACGGTGGCGCCACCGAAGAAGAAGCGCTGCAGATGATTACCCTGAACGCGGCATGGATCATCGGTGTGGACGACCGCGTCGGCTCGATTGACGTCGGCAAGGACGCCGACCTCGTCATCTGGGATGGCTATCCGCTTTCCAGCTACGGTATCCCCGAGAAGGTTTACATCGACGGCGAGCTGTTCTTCGATCGTACCCTTCCCGGCTACGGCCTGACGCATTTCGCGGGCGCGCCCGAGAGCTTGCCGGCGCCGCCAAAATCCGGCGACCATCCGGAATCGTCGGAGGTGCGCTAA
- the dtd gene encoding D-tyrosyl-tRNA(Tyr) deacylase: MRAVVQRVTRASVKVAGATVGEIGLGLLVLVGVAQDDTETDAEYLADKIAGLRIFEDAGGRMNLAAADVGGAVLAVSQFTLFGDVRRGKRPSFDAAARPEQAVRLYEYFVGKIRAAGLRCETGKFQEMMEVGLVNDGPVTILLDSRKSF, encoded by the coding sequence ATGCGGGCGGTGGTGCAGCGCGTAACGCGTGCGTCAGTGAAGGTCGCGGGCGCAACGGTCGGCGAGATTGGACTCGGACTGCTGGTGCTGGTTGGGGTCGCGCAGGACGACACCGAAACCGACGCCGAGTACCTGGCGGACAAAATCGCCGGTCTGCGCATCTTTGAAGACGCTGGCGGGAGGATGAACCTGGCCGCGGCCGACGTAGGCGGAGCGGTGCTCGCGGTTTCGCAGTTCACGCTGTTCGGCGACGTCCGACGCGGCAAGCGGCCGTCGTTTGATGCTGCGGCCCGCCCTGAGCAAGCGGTGCGGCTGTATGAATACTTCGTCGGCAAGATTCGCGCGGCGGGGCTGCGGTGCGAGACGGGAAAGTTCCAAGAGATGATGGAAGTCGGGCTGGTCAATGACGGCCCGGTGACGATCCTGCTCGACTCACGAAAATCCTTCTAG
- the folP gene encoding dihydropteroate synthase, producing MGVLNVTPDSFSDGGAYFDTFTAVEHGMRLLDHGADIVDIGGESTRPGSSAQSVSEEEESRRVLPVVRELKRRRPDAVISIDTWKSGVARAAVEAGAEIVNDVSGFTWDPSMPPTLAQLSCGAVLMHTRGRPDEWASLPPVDDMIALVICELRQSVQKALSAGIAGERLVLDPGFGFGKRLQENFPLLRRFEEFHALGFPLAAGPSRKSFVGRATARAGVTLPARERVVGSLAAAVICILKGVHIVRVHDVRETVEAAAMADAVLSAR from the coding sequence ATGGGGGTACTCAACGTGACGCCGGACTCCTTCTCCGACGGCGGGGCCTACTTCGACACTTTCACCGCCGTCGAACACGGCATGCGCCTGCTCGATCACGGCGCCGACATCGTGGACATCGGCGGCGAGTCCACCCGTCCCGGATCCAGCGCGCAATCGGTTTCGGAAGAAGAAGAGTCGCGCCGCGTGCTGCCTGTCGTGCGCGAGCTCAAGCGCCGCCGCCCCGATGCGGTCATCTCGATTGACACATGGAAGTCCGGCGTGGCGCGGGCCGCGGTCGAGGCCGGCGCCGAGATCGTCAACGACGTCAGCGGCTTCACCTGGGATCCCTCGATGCCCCCGACCCTTGCCCAACTGAGCTGCGGCGCCGTGCTCATGCACACCCGCGGACGGCCCGACGAATGGGCCTCCCTGCCTCCGGTGGACGACATGATCGCGCTCGTAATCTGTGAGCTGCGGCAGTCCGTGCAAAAGGCGCTGAGCGCCGGCATCGCGGGCGAGCGACTGGTGCTCGACCCGGGATTCGGTTTCGGCAAGCGCTTGCAAGAAAATTTTCCGCTGCTCCGGCGCTTTGAAGAATTCCACGCGCTCGGGTTTCCGCTGGCGGCCGGGCCGTCGCGAAAATCGTTCGTCGGACGCGCGACAGCGCGCGCCGGCGTCACGCTGCCTGCCAGGGAGCGCGTCGTGGGCAGCCTGGCCGCCGCCGTGATCTGCATCCTGAAGGGCGTGCATATTGTGCGCGTGCATGATGTCCGCGAAACCGTGGAAGCAGCGGCTATGGCCGATGCCGTGCTCAGCGCCAGGTGA
- the dacB gene encoding D-alanyl-D-alanine carboxypeptidase/D-alanyl-D-alanine-endopeptidase, whose protein sequence is MLLVQAAFAAPKQKAAKHARESKSLAARIEKILSQPDVARAFWGIEAVNLETGETLYTLNADKLFTPASNTKLFTTSAALALVGPDYRFRTTVETTGTLDRYGRLSGDVIIVGRGDPGLSGGALAYNPRSDRAGVRSRVLEQLADQLVQRGVKFVDGDVVGDDSYFAFERYGDGWSQEDMRYEWGAPVSALTINDNVIYLSVLPGDHTGEKAFINVTPLPDYYRLDNRIMTTPAGTGPRTVTIGREPGSNTLTLWGNMPLDDPGFHETLAIEDPAEFAAQLFRSLLEQRGIVVYGRTRIKHLELANLSTFSVTATASAGGGDIPRSFRPAITGLVLADYQSQPLMSDLRVINKVSQNLHAELLLRLLGREKGTAGTIQAGSEVVRGFLSQADIRSDEYVFYDGSGMSRQNLVTPHAIVKLLVYDHKQPWGRQLEDTLPVAGVDGSLAERFKGAAAQGRIHAKTGSLRNVNALSGYATALSGERIALSIMVNNHNLSSRVALQTIDQIANLLVEEAKRK, encoded by the coding sequence TTGCTGCTGGTTCAAGCAGCATTCGCCGCGCCGAAACAGAAGGCGGCGAAGCACGCGCGCGAGTCGAAATCACTCGCCGCCCGGATCGAGAAAATCCTTTCGCAGCCCGACGTAGCGCGCGCCTTCTGGGGCATCGAGGCGGTCAACCTGGAGACGGGCGAAACGCTGTACACCTTGAACGCCGACAAGCTGTTCACGCCGGCGTCCAATACCAAGCTGTTCACCACCTCGGCGGCGCTGGCGCTGGTCGGTCCCGACTATCGCTTCCGCACCACGGTTGAAACCACCGGGACGCTGGACCGCTACGGACGCCTGAGCGGCGACGTGATCATCGTCGGGCGGGGCGATCCCGGCCTTTCCGGCGGCGCGCTCGCCTACAACCCGCGCTCCGACCGCGCCGGCGTGCGCTCGCGCGTGCTGGAGCAGTTGGCCGACCAACTGGTGCAGCGCGGCGTGAAGTTCGTGGACGGCGACGTGGTCGGCGACGATTCCTACTTCGCTTTCGAGCGTTACGGCGACGGCTGGTCGCAGGAGGACATGCGCTACGAGTGGGGCGCGCCGGTCTCCGCGCTGACCATCAACGATAACGTCATCTACTTGAGCGTGCTTCCCGGCGATCATACGGGCGAGAAGGCGTTCATCAATGTCACGCCGCTGCCCGACTATTACCGGCTCGACAACCGCATCATGACCACGCCGGCGGGCACCGGCCCGCGCACCGTGACCATCGGACGTGAGCCCGGGTCGAACACGCTGACCCTGTGGGGCAACATGCCGCTGGACGATCCCGGCTTCCACGAGACGCTGGCCATCGAAGATCCGGCGGAATTCGCCGCGCAATTGTTCCGCTCGCTCCTGGAGCAGCGTGGCATCGTGGTGTACGGACGCACGCGCATCAAGCACCTGGAGCTGGCAAACCTTTCCACGTTCAGCGTGACCGCGACCGCATCGGCGGGTGGCGGCGATATTCCGCGCAGTTTCCGGCCCGCCATCACGGGACTGGTGCTGGCCGATTACCAGTCGCAGCCGCTGATGAGCGATCTGCGCGTGATCAACAAGGTGAGCCAGAACCTGCACGCCGAGCTGCTGCTGCGCCTGCTGGGCCGCGAGAAGGGCACGGCGGGCACGATCCAGGCGGGTTCGGAAGTGGTGCGCGGCTTCCTGTCGCAGGCCGACATCCGCTCCGACGAATACGTGTTTTACGATGGCTCCGGCATGTCGCGCCAGAACCTGGTGACGCCGCACGCCATTGTCAAGCTGCTGGTCTACGACCACAAGCAGCCTTGGGGCCGGCAGCTGGAAGACACGCTGCCGGTGGCGGGCGTGGACGGTTCCCTCGCTGAGCGTTTCAAGGGCGCCGCCGCGCAAGGCCGGATCCACGCCAAAACCGGGTCGTTGCGCAATGTCAACGCGCTTTCCGGCTACGCGACGGCTCTGAGCGGCGAGCGCATCGCTCTCTCCATCATGGTCAACAACCACAACCTGAGCAGCCGGGTGGCGCTGCAGACGATCGACCAGATCGCGAACCTGCTGGTGGAAGAAGCGAAGAGGAAGTAG
- a CDS encoding DUF3891 family protein has translation MVLRPVVPASPPPAKGSAPAWPAIERAQRTLAPEYWLVSQSDHAALAGALAASFVSPEFPRVDPLIVRAIEVHDSGWAMFAPEAGVEAAPRLDSRGKPLSFLEIAPPDFLRAWAGSIDRSEAVCPAGGYIVSRHFYALAEGRLAAAVDGAEDSARLRAFLQHETERQRRLPAQSGRSAAELADLLLVLQFCDLLSLYLCSGATDAVEFPQAFAPGRVSIRRENYAYILQPSPFRSGNESDAMISLGVEARRYPATPPRTATLAFLLW, from the coding sequence GTGGTCCTCCGCCCCGTGGTGCCCGCTTCTCCGCCGCCTGCGAAGGGTTCCGCGCCCGCCTGGCCGGCGATCGAACGGGCGCAGAGAACACTGGCGCCGGAGTACTGGCTGGTGTCGCAATCGGACCACGCCGCGCTGGCCGGCGCGCTCGCTGCCAGTTTCGTTTCGCCCGAATTTCCGCGCGTCGACCCGCTGATCGTGCGTGCCATCGAGGTGCACGATTCCGGCTGGGCCATGTTCGCTCCCGAGGCGGGCGTCGAGGCCGCTCCGCGCCTGGACAGCCGTGGCAAGCCGCTGTCGTTTCTGGAAATCGCGCCGCCGGATTTTCTGCGCGCCTGGGCCGGTTCCATTGACCGCTCCGAGGCCGTGTGTCCGGCCGGCGGGTACATCGTGTCAAGACATTTCTACGCGCTCGCGGAGGGACGCCTGGCCGCGGCCGTCGACGGCGCCGAAGATTCGGCCCGCCTGCGCGCGTTCCTGCAGCACGAGACGGAGCGGCAACGCCGTCTGCCAGCGCAATCGGGCCGGAGCGCCGCCGAACTCGCAGACCTTCTGCTGGTCCTGCAGTTCTGCGATCTGCTGTCGCTCTACCTGTGTTCCGGCGCGACCGACGCGGTGGAGTTCCCACAGGCCTTCGCGCCTGGCCGAGTCAGCATCCGACGCGAAAATTACGCCTACATCTTGCAGCCGTCGCCGTTCCGCTCGGGCAACGAATCTGACGCCATGATCAGTTTGGGAGTGGAAGCGCGCCGTTATCCCGCGACGCCGCCCAGAACGGCCACTTTGGCTTTCCTGTTGTGGTAA
- a CDS encoding DUF488 family protein codes for MPVILKRAYEKPSPSDGARILVDRLWPRGLKKETACLDAWLRNLAPSNELRRWFHARPALWPRFRTKYLEELGQPEAAPALAQLYDFARSSKRLTLVFASKNQEHNNAVVLKELLDGMRKPPHSSGPEKAVSGAVRLRRSAK; via the coding sequence ATGCCGGTCATCCTCAAGCGCGCCTACGAGAAGCCCTCGCCCAGCGACGGCGCCCGCATCCTGGTGGATCGGCTGTGGCCGCGCGGCCTGAAAAAAGAAACCGCGTGCCTGGACGCCTGGCTGCGCAACCTGGCGCCATCTAACGAGTTGCGGCGCTGGTTCCACGCGCGTCCGGCGCTGTGGCCGCGGTTCCGCACAAAATATCTCGAGGAGCTCGGCCAGCCCGAAGCCGCGCCCGCCCTCGCTCAACTTTACGATTTCGCCCGCAGCAGTAAGAGGCTGACGCTGGTGTTCGCTTCCAAGAACCAGGAGCACAACAACGCCGTCGTGCTCAAGGAACTGCTGGACGGCATGCGCAAACCGCCGCACAGTTCCGGTCCGGAAAAGGCCGTCTCCGGCGCCGTGCGCCTGCGCCGCAGCGCGAAATAA
- a CDS encoding cytochrome c, with product MLKQGFILGLLGAALLLASCDTQLRKSDAELGLNPQQASGRRVFDRYCATCHEAYSAKAWRGPSLEGVFKKQFMPSGTPANDDRVREVITLGRSKMPAFGRVLDQQQLDDLLAYLHTL from the coding sequence TTGTTGAAGCAGGGATTTATTCTTGGGCTCCTGGGCGCGGCGTTGCTGCTGGCGAGCTGCGATACGCAGCTCCGCAAGAGCGACGCGGAGCTGGGGCTGAACCCGCAGCAGGCGAGCGGGCGGCGCGTATTCGACCGCTACTGCGCCACCTGCCACGAGGCGTACAGCGCGAAGGCGTGGCGCGGGCCGAGCCTGGAGGGCGTATTCAAAAAGCAGTTCATGCCCAGCGGCACCCCCGCCAACGACGACCGGGTTCGCGAGGTGATAACTTTGGGGCGGAGCAAGATGCCGGCGTTCGGGCGAGTGCTCGACCAGCAGCAGTTGGACGACTTGCTGGCCTACCTCCACACGCTTTAA
- a CDS encoding cold shock domain-containing protein has translation MEQGTVKWFNDAKGFGFISRQNGEDVFVHHTAIQAQGFRSLQEGQAVQFDVKKGPKGWQAENVQIL, from the coding sequence ATGGAACAAGGAACAGTGAAGTGGTTCAACGACGCCAAGGGTTTCGGTTTTATCAGCCGCCAGAACGGTGAGGACGTATTCGTCCACCACACCGCCATTCAGGCGCAGGGATTCCGCAGCCTCCAGGAAGGCCAGGCGGTCCAATTTGACGTCAAGAAGGGTCCCAAGGGCTGGCAGGCTGAGAACGTACAGATTCTGTAG
- the lipA gene encoding lipoyl synthase, with product MSTTLVQIEVARRRPGPKPEWLKARAPIGENYHSLKKLARGLELHTVCESAQCPNIGECWNHRTATFMLLGNLCTRRCGFCAVPKGHPRPIDYDEPRRVAEAVARLELKYAVVTSVNRDDDNLGGARVFAMTIEEIRRVAPDCRVEVLIPDFQGHDDCLEVVLAARPDILNHNTETVPRLYRVARSGARYERTLRLLQRAKETAPQTVSKSGLMVGLGETTEELLQVFRDLAERNVDILTVGQYLRPSRDHLPMARLAPPEEFRFLKQEALKMGFRHVESGPLVRSSYHAHEQAESTGIS from the coding sequence ATGTCCACGACTTTGGTCCAGATCGAAGTAGCGCGGCGCCGGCCGGGGCCCAAGCCGGAGTGGCTAAAGGCGCGCGCGCCCATTGGGGAGAACTATCACTCGCTGAAAAAGCTGGCGCGCGGGCTGGAACTGCACACCGTGTGCGAGTCCGCGCAATGTCCCAACATCGGCGAGTGCTGGAACCATCGCACGGCAACCTTCATGCTGCTGGGCAATCTCTGCACTCGGCGCTGCGGATTCTGCGCCGTGCCCAAGGGACATCCGCGGCCGATCGATTACGACGAGCCGCGGCGCGTCGCGGAAGCGGTGGCGCGCCTGGAGCTGAAGTACGCGGTGGTGACCAGCGTCAACCGCGACGACGACAACCTGGGCGGCGCGCGCGTGTTCGCCATGACCATCGAGGAGATCCGCCGGGTGGCGCCCGACTGCCGCGTCGAAGTGCTCATCCCCGACTTCCAGGGACACGACGACTGCCTGGAGGTCGTGCTCGCCGCCCGGCCCGACATCCTCAATCACAACACCGAGACGGTGCCGCGGCTGTACCGCGTGGCGCGATCCGGAGCGCGCTACGAGCGCACCTTGCGCCTGCTGCAGCGCGCGAAAGAAACCGCGCCGCAGACGGTGAGTAAATCAGGGCTGATGGTCGGACTGGGCGAAACCACCGAAGAACTGCTGCAGGTGTTTCGCGATCTTGCCGAACGAAACGTGGACATTCTCACCGTGGGGCAGTACCTGCGGCCCTCGCGCGACCACCTGCCGATGGCGCGTCTGGCGCCGCCGGAGGAATTCCGTTTCCTGAAGCAAGAGGCGCTGAAGATGGGATTCCGGCATGTGGAGAGCGGGCCGCTGGTGCGGTCGTCGTATCACGCGCACGAGCAGGCGGAGTCCACGGGGATCTCGTAA
- a CDS encoding site-specific DNA-methyltransferase gives MGIATRTLVSSHRPNLFAEDAHYKLFQDDAFEWLAAAQPNSIHAVVTDPPYGLVEYTSRELNKMKNGKGGVWRIPPSFDGCQRRPLPRFTVLKQGDHQALRKFFTRLASSLMRVLVPGGHVFIATNPLVSYLVYEPFVAAGFEKRGEIIRVVHTLRGGDRPKNAHSEFPDVSVMPKSCWEPWGLFRKPCQGRVQDNLRKWKTGGLRRISAEEPFKDLIYSSPARGVEREIAPHPSLKPQGFLRQIVRAALPMEQGTILDPFMGSGSTIAAAAACGYSSIGIESNPEYFLLAVKAIPLLAKFEPGECNGNGKKA, from the coding sequence ATGGGAATCGCGACGCGCACCTTGGTTTCGTCGCACCGACCGAACCTCTTTGCCGAGGACGCTCACTACAAACTTTTCCAGGATGATGCTTTTGAGTGGCTCGCGGCCGCCCAACCCAATTCCATCCACGCTGTCGTAACCGATCCTCCTTACGGCCTTGTCGAATACACATCCCGTGAGTTGAACAAGATGAAAAACGGCAAGGGTGGAGTCTGGCGGATCCCACCGTCTTTCGACGGATGCCAGCGGCGTCCCTTACCACGGTTCACGGTATTAAAGCAGGGGGACCATCAAGCTCTGAGAAAGTTTTTTACGCGATTGGCATCCTCATTGATGCGGGTTCTGGTGCCGGGCGGACACGTGTTTATTGCCACCAACCCCTTGGTTTCATATCTCGTATACGAACCGTTTGTGGCGGCGGGATTCGAAAAACGGGGCGAGATCATTCGCGTCGTACACACCTTGCGCGGCGGAGACCGTCCCAAGAATGCCCACAGCGAATTCCCAGATGTTTCAGTCATGCCGAAGTCATGCTGGGAGCCGTGGGGATTGTTCCGGAAGCCGTGCCAAGGGCGCGTACAAGATAATCTGCGCAAGTGGAAGACCGGAGGTCTGCGGCGAATTTCGGCGGAAGAACCATTCAAGGACCTCATCTATTCGTCCCCTGCTCGAGGAGTTGAGCGTGAAATCGCTCCGCATCCATCTTTGAAGCCGCAGGGTTTTTTGCGCCAGATTGTGCGAGCGGCGTTGCCGATGGAACAAGGGACGATATTGGACCCGTTCATGGGATCGGGGTCAACCATTGCTGCTGCCGCGGCATGCGGTTATTCCAGCATTGGAATTGAAAGCAACCCCGAATACTTTCTGCTCGCCGTCAAGGCCATTCCACTCCTGGCCAAATTTGAGCCCGGCGAGTGTAACGGCAATGGCAAGAAAGCGTGA